Part of the Sulfobacillus acidophilus DSM 10332 genome, ACGTGCACCTGACGCCGGCATCAGGCGACTACGGCGCGGATTTGGTGGGCACCGACGAGAACGGTCAAGTAGTCGTCATTCAAGCCAAACGGTACCAAAGACCCGTGGGAGTCCGTGCACTCCAGGAGGTGCTCGGGGGTAAAATCCATTATCGGGCCTCCCGCGCACTAGTCATTACCAATAACGAATTTACCCCGAATGCCCGCACGTTGGCTCGCCAAGCCAACGTAGAATTATGGGATCGGATTCGATTAGTTGAGGAACTCGGCCGCAATACGGAACTAGGGCCTTCGAAGGGCCTCGATTTTTGGTAAGTCGTAAGGCGTCAAGGGAAAAACGGGGAACGCCGATTGCCGGACGGCCTTACCTGGGCACGAAGCATCCTCCCGAAATCTCCC contains:
- a CDS encoding restriction endonuclease (PFAM: Restriction endonuclease~COGs: COG1787 endonuclease distantly related to Holliday junction resolvase and Mrr-like restriction enzyme~InterPro IPR007560~KEGG: slp:Slip_1617 restriction endonuclease~PFAM: Restriction endonuclease, type IV-like, Mrr~SPTR: Restriction endonuclease); this encodes MAYRKRPFNRVLNLIRLGGAFVSGIIILKWFGVGPLLLIGGMFWIIRRWYRGRRRRSILRQSRIIDIDRMSGRRFEECLLQLFRSRGWHVHLTPASGDYGADLVGTDENGQVVVIQAKRYQRPVGVRALQEVLGGKIHYRASRALVITNNEFTPNARTLARQANVELWDRIRLVEELGRNTELGPSKGLDFW